Proteins encoded within one genomic window of Bacillota bacterium:
- the argB gene encoding acetylglutamate kinase: protein MTGFDKAAVLVEALPYIRNFYGSTIVVKYGGNAMINQQLKEGVCQDLVLLKYIGLNPIIVHGGGPEISDMMQRVGRTPEFVNGLRVTDAETMEIVQMVMIGKINAELVTLLNSYGAKAIGLNGKDANLIQAQKYVGDVDLGFVGEIVGINPEPLLTLSREGYIPVVTSVGVGPDGESYNINADRAAGYLAGALNAEKLIILTDVEGIFADPSDPDTLISQLSMNRARELIASGHINQGMIPKVEACIEALEKGVGRTHIIDGRQLHSILLEIFTNQGIGTMVVKEEAARNDQ, encoded by the coding sequence GTGACCGGTTTTGATAAAGCAGCAGTATTGGTAGAAGCGCTGCCTTATATCCGCAATTTCTACGGCAGTACAATCGTAGTTAAATATGGCGGAAATGCCATGATCAATCAGCAGCTTAAAGAAGGCGTCTGTCAGGACCTTGTGCTCTTAAAGTATATCGGACTGAACCCCATCATCGTTCACGGCGGCGGTCCGGAGATATCTGATATGATGCAGCGGGTAGGCAGGACACCTGAGTTTGTCAATGGGTTGAGAGTGACAGACGCGGAAACAATGGAAATTGTCCAGATGGTGATGATCGGTAAGATCAACGCGGAGCTGGTGACTCTGCTTAACAGCTATGGCGCTAAAGCGATTGGCTTAAACGGCAAAGACGCAAACTTGATCCAGGCGCAAAAATATGTGGGAGATGTGGATCTCGGCTTTGTAGGTGAGATTGTGGGGATTAATCCTGAACCTCTTCTGACTTTAAGCCGCGAAGGGTATATTCCTGTGGTCACTTCTGTGGGAGTTGGACCGGACGGTGAGAGCTACAACATTAACGCTGACCGGGCAGCCGGCTACTTAGCCGGAGCACTGAATGCGGAAAAGCTGATTATTTTAACAGATGTGGAGGGAATTTTCGCTGATCCCAGTGATCCTGATACACTCATTTCTCAGTTGAGTATGAATCGGGCGCGGGAGCTGATTGCCTCAGGGCACATCAATCAAGGCATGATTCCCAAGGTCGAAGCTTGTATCGAAGCGCTGGAAAAAGGAGTAGGCCGCACCCACATCATTGATGGGCGCCAGCTGCATTCAATTCTCCTGGAGATATTTACTAACCAGGGTATCGGCACTATGGTCGTTAAAGAGGAGGCTGCCAGGAATGACCAATGA
- a CDS encoding acetylornithine transaminase, whose product MTNEQAKALTDQYVLGTYGRWPIAAVKGKGCFLWDGDGRRYLDFVSGIAVANQGHCHPKVVEAIQKQAEQLIHCSNLFHIPAQAVLAEKLCSLSGLAKAFFCNSGAEANEAAIKLARKWGKLQKNGAYEIIVAEQSFHGRTMGALSATAQRKYQKHFEPLLPGFKAVKFGDITALKEAATAQTAAILLEPLQGEGGVVPAPQGYLESVRQLCEDENILLILDEVQTGFGRTGKMFAFEHYGIKPDILALAKALGSGVPIGAVLTGPKTAHIFEPGDHASTFGGNPLAAAAALAAVEVIEDGLVENCAEVGAYFLKQLEALKERYPIIRDVRGLGLLIGVELNQPAGDVVAYCRDKGLLILTAGQHTLRFLPPLIITKDHVDQALEILAGALEVYQS is encoded by the coding sequence ATGACCAATGAACAGGCGAAGGCTTTAACCGATCAGTATGTTCTTGGTACTTATGGACGCTGGCCGATTGCGGCAGTAAAAGGTAAAGGCTGCTTTTTGTGGGATGGAGATGGCAGACGCTATTTGGACTTTGTCAGCGGCATCGCTGTTGCCAATCAGGGTCACTGCCATCCAAAGGTTGTTGAGGCTATCCAAAAACAGGCTGAGCAGCTTATCCACTGTTCGAATCTATTTCATATCCCCGCCCAGGCCGTATTGGCGGAGAAGCTCTGCTCACTCAGCGGCTTAGCCAAGGCATTCTTCTGCAATAGCGGAGCTGAGGCTAACGAAGCAGCGATCAAGCTTGCCCGTAAGTGGGGTAAGCTGCAGAAAAACGGGGCTTATGAGATCATTGTCGCGGAGCAGTCCTTTCACGGCAGGACGATGGGTGCTCTTTCGGCAACCGCCCAGCGCAAGTACCAAAAGCATTTTGAACCGCTGCTTCCAGGGTTTAAAGCGGTAAAATTCGGTGACATTACAGCTCTTAAGGAAGCGGCGACTGCCCAAACAGCAGCCATACTGCTGGAACCACTTCAGGGTGAGGGTGGAGTTGTGCCTGCGCCTCAAGGATACTTGGAGTCTGTCCGCCAGCTGTGTGAGGATGAAAACATCCTGCTGATTCTTGATGAGGTTCAGACTGGATTCGGCAGAACTGGTAAGATGTTTGCATTTGAGCATTACGGCATTAAACCTGACATTCTGGCTCTGGCCAAGGCGCTGGGAAGCGGCGTGCCGATTGGCGCAGTGTTAACGGGACCGAAGACAGCACATATTTTTGAACCGGGAGATCATGCTTCAACTTTTGGAGGCAATCCTCTCGCTGCAGCAGCGGCTTTAGCAGCAGTTGAGGTGATCGAAGATGGACTGGTGGAAAACTGCGCAGAAGTAGGAGCGTATTTTCTGAAGCAGTTGGAAGCGCTAAAGGAGCGGTATCCGATTATTCGGGATGTCCGCGGCTTAGGTCTTCTGATTGGTGTGGAATTAAACCAGCCAGCAGGGGATGTGGTGGCTTACTGCCGAGATAAAGGTTTACTGATTCTCACAGCCGGGCAGCATACCCTGCGCTTTTTGCCGCCGCTGATTATCACTAAGGACCATGTTGATCAGGCGCTGGAGATATTAGCAGGCGCGCTGGAAGTTTATCAATCTTAA
- the argF gene encoding ornithine carbamoyltransferase has translation MSQSFRGRDFLTLRDFTPEELWHILETALIMKKEPRSSLLKGRTLGMIFCKSSTRTRVSFEAGILHLGGAPLYLNKQDIQLGRGETIADTARVLSRYLDGIMIRTHSHSEVEELGYWSTIPVINGLTDLFHPCQAMADYLTVYEHFGRIKGLKIAFIGDGNNVANSLMLGAAKFGADFVLACPKEYEPSEQVLQWAEEIAAQTGSSIEVVHDPKAAASGAHVLYTDVWTSMGQEAEQEKRIKDFAGYQINGKLLELADHNCIVMHCLPAHRGEEISEDVLEGPKSKVFDEAENRLHVQKAIMALIMQTENPVC, from the coding sequence ATTTCCCAAAGTTTTCGCGGAAGAGACTTTTTGACTCTGCGGGATTTTACACCGGAAGAGCTCTGGCATATTCTTGAAACCGCGTTAATCATGAAAAAGGAGCCGCGAAGTTCCCTGCTTAAAGGCAGGACCCTGGGTATGATTTTCTGCAAATCTTCCACTAGAACGAGGGTTTCTTTTGAAGCGGGAATTCTCCATCTCGGCGGAGCGCCTCTTTATCTAAACAAACAGGATATTCAGCTTGGACGGGGAGAAACAATTGCTGACACTGCTCGGGTGCTCAGCCGCTATTTGGACGGAATCATGATTCGCACCCATTCCCACAGTGAAGTAGAGGAGCTGGGATACTGGAGCACTATTCCTGTTATCAACGGGCTCACAGATTTATTTCATCCCTGTCAAGCGATGGCAGATTATCTAACGGTTTATGAGCACTTCGGCAGGATTAAGGGTTTAAAGATAGCGTTTATCGGTGATGGAAATAATGTAGCTAACTCTTTGATGCTGGGAGCGGCTAAATTTGGTGCTGATTTTGTACTGGCGTGTCCTAAAGAATATGAACCGAGCGAGCAGGTACTGCAGTGGGCCGAGGAAATAGCTGCTCAGACCGGATCAAGCATTGAAGTTGTTCATGATCCTAAGGCTGCTGCGTCAGGAGCGCATGTGCTGTATACTGATGTGTGGACCAGCATGGGGCAGGAAGCCGAGCAAGAAAAGCGGATTAAGGACTTTGCCGGCTATCAGATCAACGGGAAGCTTTTGGAACTGGCTGATCATAACTGCATAGTTATGCACTGCCTGCCGGCTCACCGCGGTGAAGAAATCAGTGAGGATGTGCTGGAAGGACCTAAGTCGAAAGTATTTGATGAGGCGGAAAACAGGCTCCATGTTCAAAAAGCGATTATGGCCTTAATTATGCAGACTGAGAACCCAGTCTGCTGA
- a CDS encoding S8 family serine peptidase, whose amino-acid sequence MSESETRVNLQQAGFEVLAKLSILNAYLVRPVEKEPEVSIFSAFTLPGVRYAQPNNTVQPLAVTYPNDELFPAQWHYSLIRLPQAWSVTTGSRSVRIAVIDTGVKKDHPELKDNLDFDYGFNFIDLNPDFDDDNGHGTHVAGTIGAAANNGIGVAGIMLDVDLLPLKVMDSSGSGNTWDIALAVLYAAGLLEEASLPSNPYPADVINLSLGNDEYEEFMRETIELVLNSTDTVIVAAAGNDSGFVRYPAAYPGVIAVGAVDYNYPNAPKRAPYSNWGFEIDVVAPGGDIFKDSNGDLSPDGVLSTWIDGKPGDYQYSQGTSMAAPHVTGVIGLMLSAGIPSNQVLNILHRTSMPLDGDSVSLFYGHGLINAYWAVNAVDKMRIVVGTRTGDLVEAIAEASVNPNGGNFEFTDLPPGDYQVFAWVDVQPGSDKIEPGDYFAETALFNFQGSQEYSIQGKVAEISAVDTEINAALQITVK is encoded by the coding sequence TTTCAGTGCCTTTACTCTTCCGGGAGTCCGCTACGCTCAGCCAAACAACACGGTGCAGCCGCTGGCGGTCACTTATCCAAACGATGAGTTGTTCCCTGCCCAGTGGCATTATTCGTTGATCAGACTTCCCCAGGCATGGTCAGTCACGACCGGCAGCAGATCGGTGCGCATTGCCGTAATTGATACTGGTGTAAAAAAAGACCATCCGGAGTTAAAAGATAACCTTGATTTTGACTATGGTTTCAACTTCATTGACTTAAACCCCGATTTTGACGATGACAATGGACATGGAACGCATGTAGCCGGGACGATTGGCGCTGCTGCCAATAATGGCATCGGAGTTGCGGGCATTATGTTGGATGTAGACCTGCTTCCGCTTAAAGTCATGGACAGCTCAGGGTCAGGAAATACATGGGATATAGCTTTAGCGGTCCTATACGCAGCAGGCCTGCTGGAAGAAGCTAGTCTGCCATCAAATCCCTACCCGGCTGATGTGATCAATCTTTCCTTGGGTAATGATGAATATGAAGAATTTATGCGCGAAACCATAGAACTAGTGTTAAACTCCACAGACACTGTAATTGTTGCGGCTGCGGGTAATGATTCCGGTTTTGTTCGGTACCCTGCCGCCTACCCCGGTGTAATCGCAGTAGGCGCGGTTGATTATAACTATCCGAACGCACCAAAACGCGCTCCATATTCCAATTGGGGCTTTGAAATCGATGTAGTAGCTCCAGGCGGCGACATCTTTAAAGACAGCAACGGCGACTTGAGCCCAGATGGGGTTCTCAGCACTTGGATTGATGGCAAACCCGGTGATTACCAGTATAGCCAGGGAACCTCGATGGCCGCACCACATGTAACAGGAGTTATTGGGCTCATGCTGTCTGCCGGGATTCCCAGCAATCAGGTGTTAAATATTCTGCACCGCACCAGCATGCCTCTTGATGGGGACAGTGTCAGTCTGTTTTATGGACACGGCTTAATCAATGCCTATTGGGCGGTAAACGCTGTGGATAAAATGCGGATTGTTGTAGGAACAAGAACAGGCGATCTGGTAGAAGCGATTGCAGAAGCCTCAGTTAATCCAAATGGAGGAAATTTCGAATTCACTGATCTACCCCCGGGAGATTACCAGGTCTTTGCTTGGGTCGATGTCCAGCCGGGATCAGATAAGATTGAGCCGGGCGATTATTTCGCCGAGACAGCCCTGTTCAATTTCCAAGGCAGTCAAGAATACAGCATCCAAGGCAAGGTTGCTGAAATCAGCGCTGTTGATACTGAGATAAATGCAGCGCTGCAAATAACTGTAAAGTAG